In Vigna unguiculata cultivar IT97K-499-35 chromosome 3, ASM411807v1, whole genome shotgun sequence, a single genomic region encodes these proteins:
- the LOC114178874 gene encoding probable ADP-ribosylation factor GTPase-activating protein AGD14 isoform X1, which translates to MASRPKEDEKNERIIRGLLKLTPNRRCINCNSLGPQYVCTNFWTFVCTNCSGIHREFTHRVKSISMAKFTAQEVSALQEGGNQRAKEIYFKEWDPRRHSFPDSSHVDRLRHFIKHVYINRRFSGEKTNDKPPRVKGDKDDFYENKKTDMYQGGPKSPPYEDHYSDRSSPGGRSPGYDQENRQYGDYKISPGRPPILNDWHREERFGDRRKYDDQRISDGNHKESHSPDHTKDPDSSSPPVVRPVREILGENVVPLRISEPPKTNGVQAANGSTFAQRTASSSSLASSDVTRTEVKPETIKSLIDFDDDPEPAVTPAITQAQQTTVAEVGMLAYSNDNNWASFDFSPEANAPQGPSNVNPLESVLTQLTVPVSLPSQVSRAQAGPLTGSTLTASSFSTFPPTSASVTSFEVTATSTFNNAGQWASLQYQQQQPLFTAAASQPSILQATPPVGAALNNQPWTVPSVPSLQGHPSTSIPHASHLVPKPANEAMSSVVLQPSAVEMKPSGRNELPEDLFTVKYPSFPAPVPGWQTGLPPSMGIPIQYNNAVPMPSFPQASKSINPFDASNEPTPVQVPTFPSMSSLQGALPSVTPSAKIHPSNMGNPSLAWNPSSSYALVPPPQAQTIAPVMGPGAYMGQQMVTNMPMPRHQGFGRLATEGTVTANTFLAGGNPFG; encoded by the exons ATGGCTAGTCGACCGAAGGAAGATGAGAAAAATGAACGAATAATTCGAGGTCTTCTCAAACTTACGCCGAACCGAAGATGTATTAACTGTAACAGTCTG GGACCACAATATGTGTGCACGAATTTCTGGACGTTTGTATGCACTAACTGTAGCGGAATACA CCGAGAATTTACACATCGGGTGAAATCAATTTCAATGGCCAAATTTACTGCACAAGAAGTTAGTGCACTTCAAGAAGGTGGAAATCAG CGtgcaaaagaaatttattttaaagaatggGACCCACGACGTCATTCTTTTCCTGATAGCAG CCATGTTGATAGGCTCCGGCATTTCATCAAGCATGTTTATATCAATAGAAGATTCAGTGGTGAGAAGACCAATGATAAACCTCCAAGAGTAAAG GGTGACAAGGATGATTTCTATGAAAACAAGAAGACAGACATGTATCAGGGTGGACCGAAAAGCCCTCCATATGAGGACCATTACAGTGATAGGTCTAGTCCTGGTGGAAGAAGTCCTGGATATGATCAAGAAAATAGGCAATATGGTGATTACAAGATAAGTCCTGGTCGTCCTCCTATACTAAACGACTGGCATCGAGAAGAAAGGTTTGGCGATCGACGAAAATATGATGATCAGAGAATATCTGATGGAAATCATAAGGAAAGCCATTCTCCTGATCATACCAAGGATCCAGATTCTTCCAGCCCTCCTGTGGTCCGACCTGTTAGAGAAATCTTGGGAGAAAATGTAGTACCTCTTCGAATTAGTGAACCACCCAAAACAAACGGTGTACAGGCTGCTAATGGCTCAACATTTGCACAG AGAACTGCATCTTCCAGTAGCTTAGCATCCAGCGATGTAACCCGGACAGAAGTTAAGCCTGAGACTATTAAGAGCCttattgattttgatgatgatcctGAACCAGCTGTTACTCCAGCAATTACTCAAGCCCAACAAACTACTGTTGCTGAAGTTGGGATGCTTGCATATTCCAATGATAATAATTGGGCCTCTTTTGATTTTTCTCCTGAGGCAAATGCACCTCAGGGTCCTTCAAACGTAAATCCACTTGAATCTGTGCTGACACAATTGACAGTACCAGTATCTTTACCTTCTCAGGTTTCCCGAGCCCAAG CAGGACCTTTGACGGGATCAACTCTTACTGCTAGCAGCTTCTCAACATTCCCACCTACTAGTGCTTCAGTAACATCTTTTGAAGTGACAGCGACATCAACTTTCAATAATGCAGGACAGTGGGCTAGTTTGCAGTATCAGCAACAACAACCTTTGTTCACTGCTGCTGCAAGTCAACCTTCTATTCTACAAGCCACTCCACCAGTTGGTGCCGCTTTGAATAATCAG CCCTGGACCGTACCATCTGTACCGTCACTACAAGGGCATCCAAGCACATCAATACCCCATGCATCACACCTTGTCCCAAAGCCTGCCAATGAGGCTATGTCCAGTGTTGTTTTACAACCTTCTGCAGTTGAAATGAAACCAAGTGGAAGAAATGAGCTTCCAGAG GATCTCTTCACGGTAAAATATCCATCCTTCCCTGCCCCAGTCCCAGGTTGGCAAACCGGTCTACCACCTAGTATGGGTATCCCAATTCAATACAATAATGCAGTG CCCATGCCAAGTTTTCCACAAGCATCAAAGTCAATAAATCCATTCGACGCCAGTAACGAACCTACTCCAGTTCAAGTCCCAACA TTTCCTTCCATGTCATCTCTGCAAGGTGCTCTGCCTAGTGTAACGCCTTCAGCTAAAATCCACCCTTCAAATATGGGTAATCCATCTCTTGCCTGGAATCCGTCATCATCATATGCATTAGTGCCGCCTCCTCAAGCACAAACTATTGCACCCGTAATGGGACCAG GGGCATACATGGGACAACAAATGGTCACTAACATGCCAATGCCAAG GCATC
- the LOC114178874 gene encoding probable ADP-ribosylation factor GTPase-activating protein AGD14 isoform X2: MASRPKEDEKNERIIRGLLKLTPNRRCINCNSLGPQYVCTNFWTFVCTNCSGIHREFTHRVKSISMAKFTAQEVSALQEGGNQRAKEIYFKEWDPRRHSFPDSSHVDRLRHFIKHVYINRRFSGEKTNDKPPRVKGDKDDFYENKKTDMYQGGPKSPPYEDHYSDRSSPGGRSPGYDQENRQYGDYKISPGRPPILNDWHREERFGDRRKYDDQRISDGNHKESHSPDHTKDPDSSSPPVVRPVREILGENVVPLRISEPPKTNGVQAANGSTFAQRTASSSSLASSDVTRTEVKPETIKSLIDFDDDPEPAVTPAITQAQQTTVAEVGMLAYSNDNNWASFDFSPEANAPQGPSNVNPLESVLTQLTVPVSLPSQVSRAQGPLTGSTLTASSFSTFPPTSASVTSFEVTATSTFNNAGQWASLQYQQQQPLFTAAASQPSILQATPPVGAALNNQPWTVPSVPSLQGHPSTSIPHASHLVPKPANEAMSSVVLQPSAVEMKPSGRNELPEDLFTVKYPSFPAPVPGWQTGLPPSMGIPIQYNNAVPMPSFPQASKSINPFDASNEPTPVQVPTFPSMSSLQGALPSVTPSAKIHPSNMGNPSLAWNPSSSYALVPPPQAQTIAPVMGPGAYMGQQMVTNMPMPRHQGFGRLATEGTVTANTFLAGGNPFG; encoded by the exons ATGGCTAGTCGACCGAAGGAAGATGAGAAAAATGAACGAATAATTCGAGGTCTTCTCAAACTTACGCCGAACCGAAGATGTATTAACTGTAACAGTCTG GGACCACAATATGTGTGCACGAATTTCTGGACGTTTGTATGCACTAACTGTAGCGGAATACA CCGAGAATTTACACATCGGGTGAAATCAATTTCAATGGCCAAATTTACTGCACAAGAAGTTAGTGCACTTCAAGAAGGTGGAAATCAG CGtgcaaaagaaatttattttaaagaatggGACCCACGACGTCATTCTTTTCCTGATAGCAG CCATGTTGATAGGCTCCGGCATTTCATCAAGCATGTTTATATCAATAGAAGATTCAGTGGTGAGAAGACCAATGATAAACCTCCAAGAGTAAAG GGTGACAAGGATGATTTCTATGAAAACAAGAAGACAGACATGTATCAGGGTGGACCGAAAAGCCCTCCATATGAGGACCATTACAGTGATAGGTCTAGTCCTGGTGGAAGAAGTCCTGGATATGATCAAGAAAATAGGCAATATGGTGATTACAAGATAAGTCCTGGTCGTCCTCCTATACTAAACGACTGGCATCGAGAAGAAAGGTTTGGCGATCGACGAAAATATGATGATCAGAGAATATCTGATGGAAATCATAAGGAAAGCCATTCTCCTGATCATACCAAGGATCCAGATTCTTCCAGCCCTCCTGTGGTCCGACCTGTTAGAGAAATCTTGGGAGAAAATGTAGTACCTCTTCGAATTAGTGAACCACCCAAAACAAACGGTGTACAGGCTGCTAATGGCTCAACATTTGCACAG AGAACTGCATCTTCCAGTAGCTTAGCATCCAGCGATGTAACCCGGACAGAAGTTAAGCCTGAGACTATTAAGAGCCttattgattttgatgatgatcctGAACCAGCTGTTACTCCAGCAATTACTCAAGCCCAACAAACTACTGTTGCTGAAGTTGGGATGCTTGCATATTCCAATGATAATAATTGGGCCTCTTTTGATTTTTCTCCTGAGGCAAATGCACCTCAGGGTCCTTCAAACGTAAATCCACTTGAATCTGTGCTGACACAATTGACAGTACCAGTATCTTTACCTTCTCAGGTTTCCCGAGCCCAAG GACCTTTGACGGGATCAACTCTTACTGCTAGCAGCTTCTCAACATTCCCACCTACTAGTGCTTCAGTAACATCTTTTGAAGTGACAGCGACATCAACTTTCAATAATGCAGGACAGTGGGCTAGTTTGCAGTATCAGCAACAACAACCTTTGTTCACTGCTGCTGCAAGTCAACCTTCTATTCTACAAGCCACTCCACCAGTTGGTGCCGCTTTGAATAATCAG CCCTGGACCGTACCATCTGTACCGTCACTACAAGGGCATCCAAGCACATCAATACCCCATGCATCACACCTTGTCCCAAAGCCTGCCAATGAGGCTATGTCCAGTGTTGTTTTACAACCTTCTGCAGTTGAAATGAAACCAAGTGGAAGAAATGAGCTTCCAGAG GATCTCTTCACGGTAAAATATCCATCCTTCCCTGCCCCAGTCCCAGGTTGGCAAACCGGTCTACCACCTAGTATGGGTATCCCAATTCAATACAATAATGCAGTG CCCATGCCAAGTTTTCCACAAGCATCAAAGTCAATAAATCCATTCGACGCCAGTAACGAACCTACTCCAGTTCAAGTCCCAACA TTTCCTTCCATGTCATCTCTGCAAGGTGCTCTGCCTAGTGTAACGCCTTCAGCTAAAATCCACCCTTCAAATATGGGTAATCCATCTCTTGCCTGGAATCCGTCATCATCATATGCATTAGTGCCGCCTCCTCAAGCACAAACTATTGCACCCGTAATGGGACCAG GGGCATACATGGGACAACAAATGGTCACTAACATGCCAATGCCAAG GCATC